A stretch of the Capsicum annuum cultivar UCD-10X-F1 chromosome 10, UCD10Xv1.1, whole genome shotgun sequence genome encodes the following:
- the LOC107843929 gene encoding zinc finger A20 and AN1 domain-containing stress-associated protein 8, which yields MESSKETGCQAPEGPILCINNCGFFGSAATMNMCSKCHKDMILKQEQAKFAATSIENIVNGNSSSNGKEPIVTGAINVQPGSAELKVISTEASSALSSGQSSEVKPKEGPSRCTSCRKRVGLTGFNCKCGNLYCAAHRYSDKHDCPFDYKNAGRDAIAKANPVVVAEKLNKI from the coding sequence ATGGAGTCTTCCAAAGAGACAGGCTGCCAAGCTCCAGAAGGTCCCATCCTTTGCATCAACAACTGTGGGTTCTTTGGTAGTGCCGCCACCATGAACATGTGTTCCAAGTGTCACAAAGACATGATACTGAAGCAGGAACAAGCTAAATTTGCAGCAACATCAATCGAGAACATTGTAAATGGAAACTCAAGCAGCAATGGCAAAGAGCCTATTGTCACTGGTGCGATCAACGTGCAACCGGGATCAGCAGAATTGAAGGTTATCTCTACAGAAGCATCTTCAGCTTTATCCTCAGGTCAAAGTTCAGAGGTGAAGCCAAAAGAGGGCCCATCTAGGTGCACTTCTTGCCGCAAGCGTGTTGGTTTAACAGGGTTCAACTGCAAGTGTGGAAACCTTTACTGTGCAGCTCATCGCTATTCTGACAAGCACGACTGCCCATTTGATTATAAGAATGCTGGTCGGGATGCTATTGCTAAAGCAAATCCTGTTGTTGTAGCGGAAAAGCTAAACAAGATCTAG
- the LOC107843930 gene encoding transcription factor bHLH48 gives MGEIPTDFNSFDEEILPITSEPGSSFTALLGLPANQAVELLVQTPETDNKIESDKINVPYYHYPPPALGPTPTPIPIFPSDIALIDRASKFSVFATTAGGGGNGVGNSPESNSTLSNSGSKALLVKQEPMDSEFNQNSSPASSVPMGDRKSMKRKEREKKVKETTKKGKKSANDTSEEGAEKLPYVHVRARRGQATDSHSLAERARREKINARMKLLQELVPGCNKISGTAMVLDEIINHVQSLQRQVEFLSMRLAAVNPRVDFNLDNLFAAERSGSHVESNLPDMVVPPIWTEGQTSGNGNHYQHLWHFEGFHQPVWGRLEDNSSFVTPENSLLTYDSSANSASLQPNQLKMEL, from the exons ATGGGAGAAATACCAACTGATTTCAACAGCTTCGATGAGGAGATCTTGCCCATTACATCAGAACCCGGAAGTTCATTCACTGCTTTACTTGGACTTCCAGCTAATCAAGCTGTAGAGCTATTAGTTCAGACCCCGGAAACTGATAACaaaattgaatcagataaaatcaATGTACCTTACTATCACTATCCTCCTCCGGCTTTGGGTCCCACTCCGACTCCAATTCCGATTTTTCCATCGGATATTGCTTTGATTGATAGAGCATCGAAGTTCTCCGTCTTTGCTACTACTGCTGGTGGTGGTGGAAATGGTGTTGGGAATTCACCGGAGTCGAATTCAACGCTTTCGAATTCGGGGTCGAAAGCGTTGTTAGTTAAGCAAGAACCTATGGATTCTGAGTTTAATCAGAATTCATCTCCGGCGAGTTCTGTTCCGATGGGTGATCGGAAATCAATGAAGAGAAAGGAAAGGGAGAAAAAG GTAAAAGAAACtacaaaaaaggggaaaaaatcaGCTAACGATACCTCAGAAGAAGGCGCGGAGAAGCTCCCATATGTTCATGTCCGAGCTCGTCGTGGCCAAGCTACCGATAGCCATAGCTTAGCTGAAAGA gCAAGGAGAGAGAAGATTAATGCTAGGATGAAGCTACTTCAAGAACTGGTCCCGGGATGTAATAAG ATCTCAGGTACTGCAATGGTGTTGGATGAGATCATCAACCATGTACAATCCCTACAGCGACAAGTGGAG TTCTTATCAATGAGACTTGCTGCGGTTAACCCGAGAGTTGATTTCAACCTTGACAATCTCTTTGCAGCAGAA CGGAGTGGTTCCCACGTGGAGAGTAACTTACCGGACATGGTTGTGCCACCTATCTGGACCGAGGGACAAACCAGCGGAAACGGAAACCATTATCAACATCTATGGCATTTTGAAGGATTCCATCAGCCGGTCTGGGGAAGATTAGAAGACAACTCTAGCTTTGTTACTCCAGAGAACTCACTTTTGACGTATGATTCCTCAGCAAATTCAG CATCTTTACAGCCAAATCAGCTGAAAATGGAGCTATGA